From the Chryseobacterium sp. G0201 genome, the window TGCATTGAAAAATATGTATCATACGACCAGACCGAATGCTTATTTAGCGAATTTCAATAAATTTGTGATAGACAGAAAAGACCATCCTTACCTCCGAACTATGGTTTTGGAGGAGATGAAGAATTTTTTCGACTATCAGGTTCTTCCTTATGAAGAAAGCAAAGATGCTGAGATCAACTTTATAGGCTCAATTGCTTATTATTACGAAGATATTCTACGTTCTGCAGCTGCAGAGCTTAATTTAAATGTGGGACATGTTGTACAGAAACCTATCGAAAGTTTAGTCAACTACCATGTTAAATACATACTTTAAAAAATATTATTTATGTCAAATAAAACTCACCGCGACGAAAAGAACTTCAATCAGGCCGCGTTAGATTATCATAAAGCTGAACCCAAAGGGAAAATCGAAGTAATTCCTTCAAAACCGCACTCTTCACAAAGAGATCTGTCATTGGCATATTCTCCGGGAGTGGCAGTTCCTTGTATGGAAATCTTCGAAAAGCCTGAAACAGTTTACGATTATACAGGAAAAGGAAACTTGGTTGCTGTAATTTCTAACGGTACAGCAGTTCTTGGATTGGGTGATATTGGAGCAGAAGCTTCAAAACCGGTAATGGAAGGTAAAGGTCTTTTATTTAAGATTTTTGCAGATATCAATGTTTTTGATATCGAGATTAATGAGAAGGATCCGGATAAATTTATTCAGATTGTAAAAGGTATTGCTCCAACTTTTGGAGGGATCAACCTAGAAGATATTAAAGCTCCTGAAGCTTTCTATATCGAGCAGAAGCTAAAAGAGGAATTGGATATTCCTTTGATGCATGATGACCAACACGGAACAGCGATTATTTCTGCAGCAGCTTTGATCAATTCATTGCAAATTGCAAACAAAAAGATTGATGAGGTGAAAATGGTGGTAAACGGAGCAGGAGCTGCGGCAATTGCTTGTACCAACTTATATATTTCTTTAGGTCTGAAAAGAGAAAACGTGTTAATGTGCGATAGCAAAGGAGTTATCAATCATAAAAGAGAAAATCTTACGCCTGAAAAAATAGATTTCATCGCCAATACAGATCTTGAAACATTAGAAGACGCCGTAAAAGGTTCAGATGTTTTCATCGGATTGTCGAAAGGAAACGTGATGACTCCCGAAATGCTATTAAGTATGAATGAAAATCCTATCGTTTTCGCTTTGGCAAATCCTGATCCTGAGATCGCTTATGATTTGGCTTTTGAAACTCGTAAAGACGTGATCATGGCAACGGGAAGAAGTGATTACCCTAACCAGGTTAATAATGTTTTAGGTTTCCCTTATATTTTCCGTGGAGCATTGGATGTTCAGGCAAAAGGTATTAATGAAGAAATGAAATTGGCAGCCGTTCATGCGATTGCTGATTTGGCTAAAGAACCGGTTCCTGAAGCTGTAATTTTGGCTTATAATGTTCAGAATTTACAGTTTGGTAGAGAATATTTTATTCCAAAACCATT encodes:
- a CDS encoding NADP-dependent malic enzyme, which produces MSNKTHRDEKNFNQAALDYHKAEPKGKIEVIPSKPHSSQRDLSLAYSPGVAVPCMEIFEKPETVYDYTGKGNLVAVISNGTAVLGLGDIGAEASKPVMEGKGLLFKIFADINVFDIEINEKDPDKFIQIVKGIAPTFGGINLEDIKAPEAFYIEQKLKEELDIPLMHDDQHGTAIISAAALINSLQIANKKIDEVKMVVNGAGAAAIACTNLYISLGLKRENVLMCDSKGVINHKRENLTPEKIDFIANTDLETLEDAVKGSDVFIGLSKGNVMTPEMLLSMNENPIVFALANPDPEIAYDLAFETRKDVIMATGRSDYPNQVNNVLGFPYIFRGALDVQAKGINEEMKLAAVHAIADLAKEPVPEAVILAYNVQNLQFGREYFIPKPFDNRLITKVSSAVAKAAIESGIARKTIADFDEYENSLLDRMGRDEKLVRMMQTRAKADPKRITLGNAEEYNVLKAAQILYEEGIAFPSLLGNKKYIKEQMERFGIELDIPIIDPSDDDQKENRKRYRETLWKLRQRKGMNEYKAKRYVRQRDYFGPLMLRHGDTDGLIVGFSKNYTSVLRPVLEVIEKDKGVDKVAAMMMILSEKKPIFFADTSIHQNPTAEDLVNIAKMAEITVKTFAVEPRIAMLGFENFAGISDTSKKVAKAVSILHEKFPKMVVDGEIQPDFAMNADHLSDYPFSKLGTTPANTFIFPNLESANLSYKIIRGMKVAQVIGPILMGLKQPVHVLQMRSSVDEIVNLATVAVLDAQRREKKDKK